From a region of the Nocardia sp. XZ_19_385 genome:
- a CDS encoding RluA family pseudouridine synthase codes for MRETRSMPVPDGLDGMRVDAGLSRLLGLSRTAVVALTTDGSVQLDGVAAGKSDRLVGGAWLEVEFPEPKRELTIEAAPVEGMKILYADDDIVAVDKPVGVAAHTGVGWTGPTVVGGLVAAGYRISTSGAHERQGIVHRLDVGTSGVMVVAQSERAYTVMKRAFKERTVEKRYHALVQGHPDPSSGTIDAPIGRARGNDWKFAVTSDGRPSVTHYDTIEAFQAASLLDIHLETGRTHQIRVHFSAIRHPCCGDLTYGADPRLAERLGLERQWLHAKTLGFNHPADGRWLEIESEYPDDLKNALGVLRNA; via the coding sequence TTGAGGGAGACAAGGTCTATGCCCGTGCCGGACGGGCTCGACGGCATGCGAGTGGACGCGGGACTATCGCGGTTGCTGGGGTTGTCCCGCACCGCGGTGGTGGCGCTCACGACGGACGGCTCGGTACAGCTCGACGGCGTCGCCGCGGGTAAATCGGATCGCCTGGTCGGGGGTGCTTGGCTGGAGGTCGAATTCCCGGAACCCAAGCGGGAGTTGACGATCGAAGCCGCACCGGTGGAGGGGATGAAGATCCTCTACGCCGACGACGACATCGTGGCGGTGGACAAGCCGGTCGGCGTGGCCGCGCACACCGGTGTCGGCTGGACCGGGCCGACCGTGGTGGGCGGGCTGGTGGCGGCCGGATATCGGATCTCCACCTCCGGCGCCCACGAGCGCCAGGGGATCGTGCACCGGCTCGACGTCGGCACCTCCGGTGTGATGGTGGTCGCGCAATCCGAGCGCGCGTACACGGTGATGAAGCGGGCGTTCAAGGAGCGCACCGTGGAAAAGCGGTATCACGCCCTGGTGCAAGGACATCCAGATCCGTCCAGCGGCACCATCGACGCGCCGATCGGCCGGGCGCGCGGCAACGACTGGAAGTTCGCGGTCACCTCGGACGGGCGGCCGAGCGTCACCCACTACGACACCATCGAGGCGTTCCAGGCGGCGAGCTTGCTCGACATCCATCTGGAAACCGGTCGGACACACCAGATTCGAGTGCATTTCTCGGCGATCCGGCACCCATGCTGCGGTGATCTCACCTATGGTGCGGATCCGCGCCTGGCCGAACGGCTCGGGCTGGAACGGCAGTGGCTGCACGCGAAGACGCTGGGCTTCAATCATCCGGCCGACGGGCGTTGGCTGGAGATCGAGTCCGAGTACCCGGATGACCTGAAGAACGCGCTGGGTGTTTTGCGTAATGCCTGA
- the lspA gene encoding signal peptidase II, protein MIVVSDDRPPEDNPPPTDSDGHSAVSPEPRDAASGVVETAPAVPDSDPPRRLRTLLLIAVVLLGLDLLTKIIAVANLTPGDPVYLIGDWARFSLVRNPGAAFSMATGMTWLLTLVAAGVVVGVIRIGRTLRSLWWAIGLGMVLGGALGNLIDRLFRAPGPLQGHVVDFVAIGWWPVFNVADSAIVCGAILLVALTVFGFEPDGTRHGHDDNEKTEETV, encoded by the coding sequence ATGATCGTCGTGAGTGATGACCGCCCGCCCGAGGACAATCCGCCACCGACAGATTCTGACGGGCATTCCGCCGTGTCCCCGGAACCTCGGGACGCGGCTTCTGGTGTGGTCGAGACGGCGCCTGCTGTGCCCGACTCCGACCCGCCGCGGCGGTTGCGCACCCTCCTGCTCATCGCGGTGGTGCTACTGGGGCTGGATCTGCTCACCAAGATCATCGCGGTCGCGAACCTCACCCCCGGCGATCCGGTCTATCTGATCGGCGATTGGGCTCGATTCTCGCTGGTGCGCAACCCGGGCGCGGCGTTCTCCATGGCCACCGGCATGACCTGGCTGCTGACCCTGGTCGCGGCGGGCGTCGTGGTGGGGGTCATCCGGATCGGGCGCACGCTGCGCTCACTGTGGTGGGCGATCGGGCTGGGCATGGTGCTCGGCGGCGCACTCGGCAACCTGATCGACCGCCTGTTCCGGGCGCCGGGACCGCTACAGGGGCATGTCGTCGACTTCGTGGCGATCGGCTGGTGGCCGGTGTTCAACGTGGCCGACTCGGCGATCGTGTGCGGTGCGATTCTGCTGGTGGCGTTGACGGTGTTCGGTTTCGAACCGGATGGGACGCGGCACGGACACGACGACAATGAGAAGACTGAGGAGACGGTTTGA
- a CDS encoding VOC family protein, which produces MSDVKPIPDGYPVVSPGLAVDGAAAAIDFYKHVFGASERMRMPRPDGKIAHCELVLGNSLIMLGDPAPEMEFLDPKTVGGTPVNLHVYVEDSDAAFTAALQAGARELTPMATQFYGDRSGSFEDPWGHRWTVATHVEDVPPAEMDKRMAEMFDNG; this is translated from the coding sequence ATGTCTGATGTCAAGCCCATTCCCGACGGGTATCCGGTGGTCTCGCCGGGTTTGGCGGTCGACGGCGCCGCCGCCGCGATCGACTTCTACAAACATGTGTTCGGCGCATCGGAGCGGATGCGCATGCCCCGACCCGACGGCAAGATCGCGCACTGCGAGCTGGTGCTGGGCAATTCGCTGATCATGCTGGGTGACCCGGCGCCGGAGATGGAGTTCCTCGACCCGAAGACTGTCGGCGGCACGCCCGTCAACCTCCATGTCTACGTCGAGGACTCCGACGCCGCGTTCACCGCCGCCCTGCAGGCCGGGGCCCGGGAACTCACCCCCATGGCGACCCAGTTCTACGGCGACCGCAGCGGGTCGTTCGAAGACCCGTGGGGCCATCGGTGGACCGTGGCCACCCACGTCGAAGACGTGCCGCCGGCGGAGATGGACAAGCGCATGGCCGAAATGTTCGACAACGGCTAG
- a CDS encoding Rieske (2Fe-2S) protein, whose product MTIPDLNRRTVVAGAGALAAAATLTACSTYGKDDSPDPAKTEPAQPGTTGTTGTGGLAKTADIPVGGGKIVGSTVVTQPTAGQFVGLDSTCTHAGCKVNEIAGGTINCPCHGSKFNLDGSVATGPATRPLKSKSVRVEGDSIVEG is encoded by the coding sequence ATGACCATTCCTGATCTGAACCGCCGCACGGTCGTGGCCGGAGCGGGCGCCCTGGCCGCCGCCGCGACACTGACCGCCTGCTCCACCTACGGCAAGGACGACTCCCCCGACCCGGCGAAAACCGAACCGGCGCAACCGGGTACCACCGGAACGACCGGAACCGGCGGCCTCGCCAAGACCGCCGACATCCCGGTCGGTGGTGGCAAGATCGTCGGCAGCACCGTGGTGACGCAGCCGACCGCGGGCCAGTTCGTCGGGCTGGACAGCACCTGCACGCATGCCGGCTGCAAGGTCAACGAGATCGCCGGCGGCACCATCAACTGCCCGTGCCACGGCAGCAAATTCAACCTGGACGGTTCGGTGGCGACCGGCCCGGCCACCCGGCCACTGAAGTCGAAAAGCGTTCGGGTGGAGGGTGATTCGATCGTAGAGGGCTAG
- a CDS encoding DUF6529 family protein codes for MSADPNAPTVRRVQPARPAAIVLPLLAGAAVAVLLGVYAKVHDPRFFSVNVAGFSSPTAVKTWLATLAFVLALFQLFSAAALYGKIRPLAQASWTGPAHVWSGRLAVLATVPVAVHCLYALGYQDSTTRVLLHSLFGCFFYGAFVAKMLLLTRKGLPGWVIPIAGGVVFSGLTFVWLTSALWFFLNNGLTF; via the coding sequence GTGTCGGCTGATCCGAACGCACCCACAGTCCGGCGGGTGCAGCCCGCGCGTCCGGCGGCCATCGTGCTCCCATTGCTGGCGGGCGCGGCGGTCGCGGTGCTGCTCGGGGTGTACGCGAAAGTCCATGACCCGCGGTTCTTCTCGGTGAACGTGGCCGGGTTCTCCAGCCCGACCGCGGTGAAGACCTGGCTGGCCACGCTGGCGTTCGTGCTGGCGCTGTTCCAGCTGTTCTCGGCGGCGGCGCTGTACGGCAAGATCCGCCCGCTGGCCCAGGCCTCGTGGACCGGGCCCGCGCACGTCTGGTCGGGGCGGCTGGCGGTGCTGGCCACCGTCCCGGTCGCGGTGCACTGCCTGTACGCGCTGGGATACCAGGATTCGACGACCCGGGTCCTGCTGCATTCGCTGTTCGGTTGCTTCTTCTACGGCGCGTTCGTGGCGAAGATGCTGCTACTCACCCGCAAGGGCCTGCCCGGATGGGTCATCCCGATCGCGGGCGGGGTCGTGTTCAGCGGACTAACGTTCGTCTGGCTGACCTCAGCGCTCTGGTTCTTCCTCAACAACGGCCTGACCTTCTAA
- a CDS encoding MDR family MFS transporter, with amino-acid sequence MRADISAPSTGGKTPTVIRLLVLATFVVILNETIMINAIPSLMHDLEVDEQAAQWVSTAFMLTMAAIIPITGWFLQRVTTRKAYALAMGIFLAGTALSAVAPTFEVLLLGRVIQAGGTAVMMPLLMTTLMTVVPEADRGKVMGNVTLAISVAPAMGPVISGLVLNWASWRWLFVLVLPIAGAVTYLGYRKLEDIGEPQTGDIDWASVALAALGFGGLIYGLSKFSPDNVASPVLLVVSGIALVAVFAVRQLKLQRVGAPLMDLRVLLAGTYTKGLILMSIAFLAMLGSMMLLPLYLQNLRHLSAFETGLLVMPGGLAMGLLGPSVGKIFDRFGGRVLVIPGSIGITAALAGFTQISMSMPYWQLLALHIVLMISLAAVFTPVFTLGLGALPPNLYSHGSSMLGTLQQVSAAFGTALVITVMATRTKSLVEGGTEPVAAQLDGMRLAFGISAALSVVVIVMAVLLPARAADHGHGAPVDDEDEVPTPELVKD; translated from the coding sequence ATGCGCGCCGACATATCCGCCCCGTCGACCGGGGGGAAAACGCCGACAGTCATCCGGCTGTTGGTGCTCGCGACTTTCGTGGTGATCCTCAACGAGACCATCATGATCAACGCGATCCCGAGTCTGATGCACGACTTGGAGGTCGACGAGCAGGCGGCGCAGTGGGTATCCACCGCGTTCATGCTGACCATGGCGGCGATCATTCCGATCACCGGCTGGTTCCTGCAGCGGGTCACCACTCGCAAGGCCTACGCGCTCGCCATGGGCATCTTCCTGGCCGGCACCGCGTTGTCCGCGGTCGCGCCGACCTTCGAAGTGCTGCTGCTCGGCCGGGTCATCCAGGCCGGCGGTACCGCGGTCATGATGCCGCTGCTGATGACCACGCTGATGACGGTGGTCCCCGAAGCGGATCGTGGCAAGGTGATGGGCAATGTCACCCTGGCCATCTCGGTGGCCCCGGCGATGGGCCCGGTCATCTCCGGCCTGGTGCTGAACTGGGCTTCGTGGCGATGGCTTTTCGTGCTGGTGCTGCCGATCGCCGGTGCGGTCACCTACCTGGGCTACCGCAAGCTCGAAGATATCGGCGAACCGCAGACCGGTGATATCGACTGGGCCAGTGTGGCACTCGCGGCGCTGGGCTTCGGCGGCCTCATCTACGGCCTGAGCAAGTTCTCGCCCGACAATGTCGCCTCGCCGGTGCTGCTGGTGGTCTCCGGTATCGCGCTGGTCGCGGTGTTCGCGGTCCGTCAGCTGAAGCTGCAGCGAGTCGGTGCGCCGCTGATGGATCTGCGAGTCCTGCTGGCCGGCACCTACACCAAGGGCCTGATCCTGATGTCGATCGCCTTCCTGGCGATGCTCGGCTCGATGATGCTGCTGCCGCTGTACCTGCAGAATCTGCGGCATCTGTCGGCCTTCGAGACGGGTCTGCTGGTCATGCCCGGTGGCCTGGCCATGGGTCTGCTCGGCCCGAGCGTCGGCAAGATCTTCGACCGCTTCGGCGGACGTGTCCTGGTGATCCCCGGTTCGATCGGCATCACCGCCGCACTGGCCGGTTTCACCCAGATCTCGATGTCCATGCCGTACTGGCAGCTGCTGGCGCTGCACATCGTGCTGATGATCTCGCTGGCCGCGGTGTTCACCCCGGTGTTCACGCTGGGGCTCGGCGCGCTGCCGCCGAATCTGTACTCGCACGGCAGCTCCATGCTGGGCACCCTGCAGCAGGTTTCCGCGGCCTTCGGCACGGCGCTGGTGATCACGGTCATGGCGACCCGTACCAAGTCGCTGGTCGAGGGCGGCACCGAACCGGTCGCGGCGCAGCTCGACGGGATGCGGCTGGCGTTCGGAATCTCCGCCGCGCTGTCGGTGGTCGTGATCGTCATGGCGGTGCTGCTCCCGGCACGTGCCGCCGACCACGGTCACGGCGCGCCGGTCGACGACGAGGACGAAGTGCCCACACCGGAATTGGTCAAAGACTGA
- a CDS encoding MFS transporter — protein MASIVEETTAAQRAHDKRWWVLAVLAIAQLMVVLDATVVNIALPDAQKDLGFSDSSRQWVITGYTLAFGSLLLLGGRLSDLVGRRLMFITGLIGFAVASAVGGAATNFHMLVGARVAQGVFGAMLAPAALALLTVTFTEPKEKAKAFGIFSAVAGAGAAIGLLLGGALTEWASWRWALFVNLAFAGVALVGALLLLARHVAHGKASLDLPGTITATAGLFAIVYGFSHAADHGWSSATTVWCLIIGLILLVLFVIIETRVAQPLLPMRIVLDRHRGGAYLSVFVAGIGMFAVFLFLTYYMQLILEYTPIVTGVAYMPMVVGMILSSTTGPTLLLPRFGPKVVSVAGFLVGALAMVMLTGIDLHSNYASHVLPGLLLMGLGLGASMSAAFACATSNVHHTDAGVASAMVNTSQQVGGSIGTALLSTFAATAATNYIAGKNPGPLTFAEAQVHSYIVSFWWAAGFLLAGAILMAIIMPNSVPVPAEGEPVLAG, from the coding sequence ATGGCGAGCATTGTCGAGGAAACAACCGCCGCGCAACGTGCGCACGACAAGCGGTGGTGGGTGCTGGCGGTGCTGGCTATCGCACAGCTCATGGTGGTGCTCGACGCGACGGTGGTGAACATCGCCCTGCCGGACGCGCAAAAAGATCTCGGCTTCTCCGATTCCAGCCGGCAGTGGGTGATCACCGGCTACACCCTCGCCTTCGGCAGTCTGCTGTTGCTCGGCGGCCGCCTCAGCGACCTGGTCGGACGACGGCTGATGTTCATCACCGGCCTGATCGGCTTCGCGGTCGCCTCCGCGGTCGGCGGGGCGGCGACGAACTTCCACATGCTCGTCGGGGCGCGCGTCGCTCAGGGTGTCTTCGGCGCCATGCTGGCCCCCGCCGCCCTGGCCCTGCTGACCGTCACCTTCACCGAACCCAAGGAGAAGGCCAAGGCGTTCGGCATCTTCAGCGCCGTCGCCGGCGCGGGCGCCGCGATCGGCCTGCTGCTCGGCGGCGCGCTGACCGAGTGGGCGTCCTGGCGCTGGGCGCTGTTCGTGAACCTCGCCTTCGCCGGTGTGGCCCTGGTCGGCGCGCTGCTGCTGCTGGCCCGGCACGTCGCACACGGGAAGGCCTCGCTCGACCTGCCGGGCACGATCACCGCGACCGCCGGTCTGTTCGCCATCGTCTACGGCTTCTCGCACGCGGCCGACCACGGCTGGAGCAGTGCGACCACCGTGTGGTGCCTGATCATCGGCCTGATCCTGCTGGTGCTGTTCGTGATCATCGAGACCCGCGTCGCGCAACCACTGCTGCCGATGCGCATCGTGCTGGACCGCCACCGCGGCGGCGCCTACCTCTCGGTCTTCGTCGCCGGTATCGGCATGTTCGCGGTGTTCCTGTTCCTCACCTATTACATGCAGCTGATCCTGGAGTACACGCCGATCGTCACCGGCGTCGCCTACATGCCGATGGTGGTGGGCATGATCTTGTCCTCCACCACCGGCCCGACCCTGCTGCTACCTCGCTTCGGGCCGAAGGTCGTCTCGGTCGCCGGGTTTCTCGTCGGCGCGCTGGCCATGGTCATGCTGACCGGCATCGACCTGCACAGCAACTACGCCAGCCACGTCCTGCCCGGCCTGCTCCTGATGGGTCTCGGCCTCGGTGCCTCGATGTCGGCGGCCTTCGCGTGCGCCACCTCCAACGTGCACCACACCGACGCGGGCGTGGCCTCCGCCATGGTGAACACCTCCCAGCAGGTCGGCGGCTCCATCGGCACCGCCCTGCTGTCGACCTTCGCCGCTACCGCCGCCACCAACTACATCGCCGGCAAGAATCCGGGCCCCCTGACCTTCGCCGAAGCTCAAGTCCACAGCTACATCGTCAGCTTCTGGTGGGCGGCCGGCTTCCTGCTGGCCGGTGCCATCCTGATGGCGATCATCATGCCCAACTCGGTCCCGGTTCCTGCTGAAGGTGAGCCGGTGCTCGCGGGCTGA
- a CDS encoding BTAD domain-containing putative transcriptional regulator has product MRFGVLGPLTVWTDAGAVVPIPGAKVRALLADLLVHAGQPVSGDRLVDDIWAEDPPGNPAGTLAAKASQLRRALEDAEPGGRDLVVSPPPGYRLGSDQVDALRFRGLLAAAREATDSGGRVRALTDALGLWRGPAFADFRDTSFAQPAIAQLEEQRLVAVEELAEARLALGEYREVAGDLAGFVREHPLRERLRAAQLRALYGAGRQAEALDSYEDLRRHLDDELGLDPSPELVALQRAILGQELELVASQRKDIAAPTPIRRRTTNIPAQRTALIGRDSELDELRRAVGDARLVTLTGPGGVGKTRLAAAVAAELAGPFPHGAWMIEFAPLPPAEGATVLADTVAQALGLRAAEGTPADPVELLCRTLADQELLLVLDNCEHVVDAAAELAETLLGAAPRLHILATSQEQLRLPGEDIVPVRPLTVPDREATLSELENSSAAQLFVARARAGARDFVLDADTAAPVATLCRRLDGIPLALELAATRVRALGVHEMVARLDDRFRLLATGHRGAPPRQQTLTAMIDWSWSLLDDTERAVLRRLSVHAGGCTLDAAETVCSTAVLDDVVAQCVVAQHDVAQHNAAQHDAAQHDAAQHDAAQHNAAQHNAAQHNAAQHDVAQEDVADTVARLVDRSLVQLIGRRYRLLESVAAFSSDQLRKADESDAAHAAHHRYYLQLAERAAPELYGADQQRWLERLDAEAANLRTALDGFLRERDAERALRMTRALAWYWQLRGRFGEARRNLAAALALGGPAHLRAPALAWDLGFACQQGESADAAVKRAEVLALYDTVDDPAGRARAELLLALFTMDTGDLRDLEALVGRALPACEQVGDRWGMAAAHVALAKTAHSRAEVTALEQHARSAARIFTELGDRWGRLQAAEWLGGLAELTGDLTGAAEIHREALELAQELRWWSQACSHLCWLGWISMQHSAFDRATALAEQGLRLATEHGSAPGRTFAAIVLAFTARRDGRPEEAEKLLRELIALADGPDTPLFLPMLQVELGYLHEQQGDPATALALHLTALDGAQRIAAPRDTAFALAGLASASTALGEFTTAAHLLGTAAALRATTHTPLLPAEIPDIERPTAALRTALGEQAFAAAYDAGTGLDLAGARALVTAVSPRAPAHLQQEPGPSWA; this is encoded by the coding sequence ATGCGTTTCGGTGTGCTCGGTCCGTTGACGGTGTGGACGGACGCCGGCGCCGTCGTGCCGATTCCGGGCGCGAAAGTGCGTGCGCTGCTCGCGGATCTGCTGGTGCACGCCGGTCAGCCGGTCTCGGGTGACCGGCTGGTGGACGACATCTGGGCCGAGGATCCACCAGGCAATCCGGCAGGCACCCTCGCCGCGAAGGCGTCCCAGCTGCGCCGGGCGCTGGAGGACGCCGAACCGGGTGGCCGCGATCTGGTGGTTTCACCGCCGCCCGGCTACCGCCTGGGTAGCGACCAGGTCGACGCACTGCGCTTCCGCGGCCTGCTGGCAGCTGCCCGCGAAGCCACCGACAGTGGCGGCCGGGTCCGCGCGCTCACCGACGCACTCGGCCTGTGGCGGGGGCCCGCGTTCGCCGACTTCCGGGATACGTCGTTCGCGCAGCCCGCCATCGCCCAGTTGGAGGAGCAGCGGCTGGTCGCGGTCGAGGAATTGGCGGAGGCGCGACTCGCGCTGGGCGAATACCGCGAGGTGGCAGGCGATCTCGCGGGATTCGTCCGCGAACACCCACTGCGTGAGCGGCTTCGGGCCGCGCAGTTGCGCGCGCTCTACGGGGCGGGTCGGCAAGCCGAAGCCCTGGACAGTTACGAAGACCTGCGCCGGCACCTCGACGACGAACTCGGCCTGGATCCGAGCCCGGAACTCGTTGCGCTGCAACGCGCTATCCTCGGACAGGAACTCGAGCTGGTCGCGTCCCAGCGGAAGGACATCGCCGCGCCCACACCGATCCGTCGTCGCACCACCAACATTCCCGCCCAGCGCACCGCGCTGATCGGCCGCGACAGCGAACTCGACGAGCTGCGCCGCGCGGTCGGCGACGCCCGGCTGGTCACCCTCACCGGACCGGGTGGCGTCGGCAAGACCCGGCTCGCGGCGGCCGTCGCGGCCGAGCTGGCCGGTCCATTTCCGCACGGCGCCTGGATGATCGAGTTCGCGCCGCTGCCACCGGCCGAAGGGGCGACCGTGCTGGCCGACACAGTGGCACAGGCGCTCGGCCTCCGCGCCGCCGAGGGCACACCGGCCGATCCGGTGGAGCTGCTCTGCCGAACCCTGGCCGACCAGGAACTGCTGCTGGTGCTCGACAATTGCGAGCACGTGGTCGACGCCGCGGCCGAGCTGGCCGAAACCCTGCTCGGTGCGGCGCCGCGACTGCACATTCTCGCGACCAGCCAAGAACAGCTGCGCCTACCCGGTGAGGACATCGTCCCCGTGCGGCCGCTCACCGTTCCCGATCGGGAGGCGACGCTGTCGGAGCTCGAAAACTCGAGTGCGGCCCAGCTTTTCGTCGCTCGCGCGCGGGCGGGCGCGCGAGATTTCGTGTTGGACGCCGACACCGCCGCGCCCGTTGCCACGCTGTGCCGGCGCCTCGACGGCATTCCCCTGGCCTTGGAACTCGCGGCCACCCGCGTCCGCGCGCTCGGTGTGCACGAGATGGTGGCGCGGCTGGACGATCGATTCCGCCTGCTCGCCACCGGTCATCGTGGTGCGCCGCCTCGTCAGCAGACACTGACCGCGATGATCGACTGGAGCTGGAGCCTGCTCGACGACACCGAGCGCGCCGTACTGCGCCGCCTGTCCGTGCACGCCGGCGGCTGCACCCTGGATGCCGCCGAGACCGTTTGCAGCACAGCCGTTCTCGATGACGTTGTGGCGCAGTGCGTTGTGGCGCAGCACGATGTGGCACAGCACAATGCGGCACAGCACGATGCGGCACAGCACGATGCGGCGCAGCACGATGCGGCACAGCACAATGCGGCACAGCACAATGCGGCACAGCACAATGCGGCACAGCACGACGTGGCACAGGAAGATGTGGCGGATACGGTCGCGCGGCTGGTGGATCGCTCGCTGGTCCAGCTGATCGGACGACGGTACCGGTTGCTGGAGTCAGTGGCTGCCTTCAGCTCGGATCAGCTGCGCAAGGCCGATGAGTCCGATGCGGCACATGCGGCGCACCACCGCTACTACCTCCAACTGGCCGAGCGGGCCGCGCCGGAACTCTATGGCGCCGATCAACAACGATGGCTGGAGCGGCTCGACGCGGAGGCCGCGAATCTGCGGACCGCGCTGGACGGTTTCCTCCGGGAACGCGATGCGGAGCGCGCCCTGCGGATGACCCGCGCGCTGGCCTGGTACTGGCAGCTGCGCGGCCGGTTCGGCGAGGCGCGGCGCAACCTCGCCGCGGCGCTCGCGTTGGGTGGTCCGGCCCACTTGCGCGCACCCGCACTGGCGTGGGATCTCGGATTCGCTTGCCAGCAGGGCGAATCCGCCGACGCCGCGGTCAAGCGCGCCGAGGTGCTGGCCCTGTACGACACCGTCGACGATCCGGCGGGACGAGCTCGGGCGGAATTGCTGCTCGCCCTGTTCACGATGGACACCGGGGACCTGCGGGACCTGGAGGCGCTGGTCGGCCGGGCGCTACCGGCGTGCGAACAAGTCGGCGACCGCTGGGGTATGGCGGCGGCGCACGTGGCGCTGGCCAAAACCGCGCACAGCCGGGCCGAGGTAACCGCCCTGGAACAGCACGCCCGCAGCGCCGCACGGATTTTCACCGAGCTCGGTGACCGCTGGGGCCGCCTGCAAGCCGCCGAATGGCTCGGCGGTCTCGCCGAACTCACCGGCGACCTGACCGGCGCCGCCGAAATCCACCGTGAGGCACTGGAATTGGCGCAGGAGCTGCGGTGGTGGAGCCAGGCATGCAGTCACCTGTGCTGGCTGGGCTGGATCAGCATGCAGCACAGCGCGTTCGACCGAGCCACCGCACTCGCCGAGCAAGGACTGCGGTTGGCCACCGAACACGGATCGGCGCCGGGCCGTACCTTCGCCGCCATCGTGCTGGCCTTCACCGCCCGCCGCGACGGCCGGCCGGAGGAGGCCGAAAAACTTCTGCGCGAACTGATCGCACTGGCCGACGGCCCGGACACCCCGCTGTTCCTGCCCATGCTCCAGGTCGAACTCGGCTACCTGCACGAACAGCAGGGCGACCCGGCCACCGCACTGGCCCTGCACCTGACCGCCCTCGACGGCGCGCAGCGCATCGCCGCGCCCCGCGACACCGCCTTCGCCCTGGCCGGCCTGGCTTCGGCCAGCACCGCCCTGGGCGAATTCACCACGGCCGCACACCTCCTCGGCACTGCGGCCGCCCTGCGCGCCACCACCCACACTCCCCTGCTGCCGGCCGAAATCCCTGACATCGAACGCCCCACCGCGGCGCTCCGCACGGCGCTCGGCGAGCAGGCATTCGCCGCCGCGTACGACGCGGGCACCGGCCTGGATCTCGCCGGTGCCCGTGCGCTGGTAACCGCCGTCAGCCCGCGAGCACCGGCTCACCTTCAGCAGGAACCGGGACCGAGTTGGGCATGA
- a CDS encoding alpha/beta fold hydrolase has protein sequence MKLKTTFATVVIAAGFAATALTGCGTQNDNAPAPATPGASADVNGLRMYYEVHGTPSAQPPLVLLHGALSGIGTDFGQLIPELSKTRQVIAVEQQAHGRTADIDRPLRTAQMAEDTVTLLRQIGIQRVDLFGYSMGAGVALEITLKHPDLVRKQILAAGGLNAGAMHPGLLEGLAELQPEQLHGSPFHSDYLKNAPRPEDFPRLVGRVKEYDQNDLPDVAPEAARQIKSPTLTVIGDSDIVRPEHAVEMFRLFGGGIMGDTPAGLPNAQLAILPGTSHVTLVHRPELLLPMIPAFLDAPIKDAK, from the coding sequence ATGAAGCTCAAGACCACTTTCGCCACTGTCGTCATCGCCGCGGGATTCGCCGCGACCGCGCTCACCGGTTGCGGAACCCAGAACGACAACGCACCGGCCCCCGCGACGCCCGGCGCTTCCGCCGACGTCAATGGACTGCGCATGTACTACGAGGTGCACGGCACCCCCTCGGCCCAGCCGCCGCTGGTCCTGCTGCACGGTGCTTTGTCGGGCATCGGCACCGATTTCGGCCAGCTGATTCCGGAACTGTCCAAGACGCGCCAGGTCATCGCGGTCGAGCAGCAGGCGCACGGCCGTACCGCCGATATCGACCGCCCGCTGCGCACCGCCCAGATGGCCGAGGACACCGTCACACTACTGCGCCAGATCGGAATCCAGCGGGTGGACCTCTTCGGCTACAGCATGGGCGCCGGTGTGGCACTGGAGATCACGCTGAAGCACCCGGACCTGGTACGCAAGCAAATCCTGGCCGCCGGCGGACTGAACGCGGGCGCGATGCACCCCGGACTGCTGGAGGGCTTGGCGGAGCTGCAGCCGGAGCAGCTGCACGGGTCGCCCTTCCACAGCGACTACCTGAAGAACGCGCCCCGCCCCGAGGACTTCCCGCGACTGGTCGGGCGGGTCAAGGAGTACGACCAGAACGATCTGCCCGATGTCGCGCCCGAGGCCGCGCGTCAGATCAAGTCGCCGACGCTGACGGTGATCGGCGACTCCGATATCGTCCGGCCCGAACACGCCGTGGAGATGTTCCGCCTGTTCGGCGGCGGCATCATGGGTGACACCCCGGCGGGCCTGCCCAACGCGCAACTCGCCATCCTGCCCGGCACCTCGCACGTCACCCTGGTGCACCGCCCGGAACTGCTGCTGCCGATGATCCCGGCCTTCCTCGACGCCCCGATCAAGGACGCGAAGTGA